In the genome of Nymphaea colorata isolate Beijing-Zhang1983 chromosome 9, ASM883128v2, whole genome shotgun sequence, one region contains:
- the LOC116261124 gene encoding ruvB-like protein 1, with protein sequence MMKIEEVQSTTKKQRIATHTHIKGLGLDPTGKALPLASGFVGQAVAREAAGLVVDMIRQKKMAGRALLLAGPPGTGKTALALGISQELGSKVPFCPMVGSEVYSSEVKKTEVLMENFRRAIGLRIKENKEVYEGEVTELSPEETESMTGGYGKSISHVIIGLKTVKGTKQLKLDPTIYDALLKEKVAVGDVIYIEANSGAVKRVGRSDAFATEFDLEAEEYVPLPKGEVHKKKEIVQDVTLHDLDAANARPQGGQDILSLMGQMMKPRKTEITEKLRQEINKVVNRYIDEGIAELVPGVLFIDEVHMLDMECFSYLNRALESSLSPIVILATNRGICNIRGTDISSPHGIPVDLLDRLTIIRTETYGRAEMIQILAIRAQVEELVVDEDSLAYLGEIGQRASLRHAVQLLSPASVIAKMNGRDGICKADLEEVTSLYLDAKSSARVLQEQQDRYIS encoded by the exons atGATGAAGATAGAGGAGGTTCAATCCACCACGAAGAAGCAGAGAATCGCTACGCATACCCACATCAAGGGCCTCGGCCTCGAC CCAACTGGGAAAGCGTTGCCCTTGGCATCGGGGTTCGTGGGCCAAGCTGTAGCTAGGGAGGCTGCTGGTCTTGTTGTCGACATGATTCGCCAGAAGAAAATGGCCGGTCGAGCTCTCCTGCTCGCTGGGCCACCTGGGACGGGAAAGACGGCATTGGCTCTTGGCATCTCTCAGGAGCTTGGCAGCAAG GTTCCTTTTTGCCCAATGGTGGGATCAGAGGTGTATTCTTCAGAGGTTAAAAAAACTGAGGTACTAATGGAGAACTTCAGAAGAGCTATTGGTCTTCGTAtcaaggaaaataaagaagTGTATGAAGGGGAG GTAACTGAGCTTTCACCAGAAGAGACAGAGAGTATGACAGGGGGATATGGGAAGAGTATTAGCCATGTAATTATTGGGCTAAAAACTGTTAAAGGAACGAAGCAATTGAAGCTGGATCCAACTATTTATGATGCTCTGCTCAAGGAAAAG GTTGCTGTAGGTGATGTTATCTATATAGAGGCTAATAGTGGAGCAGTTAAAAGGGTGGGCAGAAGTGATGCATTTGCTACAGAATTTGATCTTGAAGCAGAAGAATATGTGCCATTGCCGAAAGGTGAAGTTCACAAGAAAAAGGAGATAGTGCAG GATGTTACTTTACATGACCTGGATGCTGCTAATGCTCGGCCACAAGGTGGGCAAGATATTTTATCTTTAATGGGTCAGATGATGAAACCCAGAAAGACGGAAATTACTGAGAAGCTTCGCCAAGAAATTAATAAG GTGGTTAACCGGTACATTGATGAAGGAATAGCAGAGCTGGTACCTGGAGTGCTATTTATTGATGAG GTTCACATGCTTGATATGGAATGCTTTTCATATCTTAATCGTGCCCTTGAGAGCTCACTCTCACCTATTGTAATTCTTGCAACAAACAGGGGAATATGTAATATAAG GGGAACTGACATCAGCAGTCCACATGGCATACCTGTGGATTTATTGGACCGTTTAACTATCATCAGGACTGAAACTTACGGTCGTGCAGAAATGATACAG ATATTGGCAATCCGAGCTCAGGTTGAAGAATTGGTTGTTGATGAGGACAGTCTTGCATATCTTGGGGAAATTGGTCAGCGGGCATCCTTAAG GCACGCTGTTCAGTTGTTGTCACCAGCAAGTGTCATAGCTAAAATGAATGGCAGAGATGGCATATGCAAG GCTGACCTTGAGGAAGTGACCTCACTATATCTTGATGCAAAGTCTTCAGCAAGGGTTCTTCAGGAGCAACAGGACAGATACATTTCGTGA